The sequence GGACGGGAGAGGGGGCGTTTCCCGTACCCTCGAGCTCCCGGTGGGACAGGGGCCGGGCTGGGTGGAGGTGGGCGACCTGGACGGGGACGGCCACGCGGACATCGTGAGCGCCGAAACGGGCGCGGGACAAGTGACCATCCAGTATGGGGACGGAGGGGGAGGGTTCCCCCGGCGGCGCACGCTGAAGGTGCCGGCGGCGGCCTCGGTCGGGGTGGACGATCTGAACGGAGACGGGAAATCGGATCTCGTCGTCTCCCAGGCCGTGCCCGGGAAAATCCTGGTGTTCCTGGGACGGCCGGGCGGAGATTTCGAGAAGCCCGCGGAGCATGAGCTCTTCCGCGGCCTCCACATCCTGGTGGTGGCGGACGTGGATGGAGACGGGAAGAAGGACATCGCCGTGGGGGGGCTCGGCCAGCACCACGTATCGGTCCTGCCCAATAAGGGGGATGGTACCTTCGGGCCGCCCCGGCATTACTCCCCCGGCCGCCTGCCCCACTACATGGCGGTCCGCGATTTCAACCGGGACGGGCTGCCCGATATCGCCGTGGTCCTCGGAGGGGAGGATGCCGTTCAAATGCTCTGGGGAGACCGGAAGAGCGGCTTCGCTCCCGGCGCCCGCTGGAAAGTGGGCGCGAATCCCCACGGGATCGCCGTCGGGGATTTCAACGGGGACGGGTTCAGTGACTTCGCCGTGGGGAGCCGGACCTCACACGATGTGTC is a genomic window of Candidatus Tectomicrobia bacterium containing:
- a CDS encoding VCBS repeat-containing protein yields the protein MLFLALCSAFLPGVSDAAINYLKAGRFPHALTLADIDRDGKLDVVVAASAARQIVVLMGDGRGGVSRTLELPVGQGPGWVEVGDLDGDGHADIVSAETGAGQVTIQYGDGGGGFPRRRTLKVPAAASVGVDDLNGDGKSDLVVSQAVPGKILVFLGRPGGDFEKPAEHELFRGLHILVVADVDGDGKKDIAVGGLGQHHVSVLPNKGDGTFGPPRHYSPGRLPHYMAVRDFNRDGLPDIAVVLGGEDAVQMLWGDRKSGFAPGARWKVGANPHGIAVGDFNGDGFSDFAVGSRTSHDVSVYLGSPEGAFRLARVFRVPDDVITLAAGDMNGDGRLDLVLAFASRHEVGIYLGDGKGGFSPSDAPPNGRR